One region of Acropora muricata isolate sample 2 chromosome 13, ASM3666990v1, whole genome shotgun sequence genomic DNA includes:
- the LOC136895620 gene encoding uncharacterized protein isoform X1, translating to MVDESDVCDFRSFMNFGDFMEAGPNHCRKLVLHLDVNNTVFIGDSITKSVTPEETLNEYLSENAWGTIDEGGNWKSADEMCVKPPSDKMISYYKFAEAKYQGMPRSEFKKHVRSFTDNKMFRPFRKFYDQMIAALEFPGDIKTANGVQLPSFKDKQGVPYHKIVPSFYELLGNLCKSKRDFAIVYRTFGNDGQAVLQVTKDLLSEGHVAFYNPQDTTGSGDPVGNQGHEVLFTNGTIMRSNGQITVKCPENNRKLTNLSDIYKYFSQANGIKLFVEDYDWWKSQNFHSSAGKPLLVDPNDDSVHHIMFDDNFRPWEPEDSIVDTLQATKDGSFVSVDPASFEDVCVVKADLYQSICNRNYFIEKIRLCERNYSKFIAGSKNC from the exons ATGGTGGATGAATCAGACGTG TGTGATTTCAGAAGCTTTATGAATTTTGGCGACTTCATGGAGGCTGGTCCAAATCATTGCCGTAAACTTGTGCTTCACCTTGATGTTAATAATACTGTTTTCATTGGTGATTCTATAACAAAATCTGTTACTCCTGAAGAGACGCTGAATGAGTATCTGTCTGAGAATGCTTGGGGAACGATTGACGAAGGGGGAAATTGGAAGAGTGCCGATGAAATGTGCGTGAAACCACCAAGTGATAAAATGATTTCGTACTACAAATTTGCAGAGGCTAAGTATCAGGGGATGCCTAGAAGTGAGTTTAAGAAGCATGTGAGATCTTTTACGGATAATAAGATGTTCAGGCCGTTTAGGAAATTCTACGATCAAATGATTGCTGCTCTGGAATTTCCTGGGGACATCAAAACTGCAAATGGGGTCCAGTTGCCTTCATTTAAAGACAAACAAGGTGTGCCATATCATAAAATTGTTCCATCATTCTACGAGCTCTTAGGAAATCTGTGCAAAAGCAAAAGGGACTTTGCTATCGTTTATCGCACTTTTGGCAATGATGGTCAAGCCGTGTTACAAGTCACAAAGGATCTTCTTTCAGAGGGGCATGTGGCATTCTATAACCCACAGGACACTACAGGAAGTGGTGACCCTGTGGGCAATCAGGGACACGAAGTGCTTTTTACCAACGGCACCATAATGCGGTCAAATGGACAAATCACAGTGAAATGTCCTGAAAACAACCGCAAGTTAACAAATTTATCAGATATATACAAGTACTTCAGTCAAGCAAATGGCATCAAGTTATTTGTTGAGGATTACGATTGGTGGAAGTCACAAAATTTCCATTCTTCTGCTGGGAAGCCCTTGTTGGTGGACCCCAATGATGATTCAGTTCACCATATCATGTTTGACGACAACTTCCGTCCTTGGGAACCAGAGGACAGCATTGTTGATACCCTGCAAGCCACCAAGGATGGAAGTTTTGTAAGCGTGGATCCTGCAAGTTTTGAAGATGTTTGTGTGGTAAAGGCAGATCTCTACCAGAGCATTTGTAACAGAAATTATTTCATCGAGAAGATTCGTCTGTGTGAAAGGAACTACAGCAAATTTATTGCTGGAAGTAAAAACTGTTGA
- the LOC136895620 gene encoding uncharacterized protein isoform X2, whose amino-acid sequence MALIRINIPKKKLRVKLACDFRSFMNFGDFMEAGPNHCRKLVLHLDVNNTVFIGDSITKSVTPEETLNEYLSENAWGTIDEGGNWKSADEMCVKPPSDKMISYYKFAEAKYQGMPRSEFKKHVRSFTDNKMFRPFRKFYDQMIAALEFPGDIKTANGVQLPSFKDKQGVPYHKIVPSFYELLGNLCKSKRDFAIVYRTFGNDGQAVLQVTKDLLSEGHVAFYNPQDTTGSGDPVGNQGHEVLFTNGTIMRSNGQITVKCPENNRKLTNLSDIYKYFSQANGIKLFVEDYDWWKSQNFHSSAGKPLLVDPNDDSVHHIMFDDNFRPWEPEDSIVDTLQATKDGSFVSVDPASFEDVCVVKADLYQSICNRNYFIEKIRLCERNYSKFIAGSKNC is encoded by the exons ATGGCTTTGATCCGTATAAATATCCCAAAGAAAAAGCTCAGGGTTAAGTTAGCG TGTGATTTCAGAAGCTTTATGAATTTTGGCGACTTCATGGAGGCTGGTCCAAATCATTGCCGTAAACTTGTGCTTCACCTTGATGTTAATAATACTGTTTTCATTGGTGATTCTATAACAAAATCTGTTACTCCTGAAGAGACGCTGAATGAGTATCTGTCTGAGAATGCTTGGGGAACGATTGACGAAGGGGGAAATTGGAAGAGTGCCGATGAAATGTGCGTGAAACCACCAAGTGATAAAATGATTTCGTACTACAAATTTGCAGAGGCTAAGTATCAGGGGATGCCTAGAAGTGAGTTTAAGAAGCATGTGAGATCTTTTACGGATAATAAGATGTTCAGGCCGTTTAGGAAATTCTACGATCAAATGATTGCTGCTCTGGAATTTCCTGGGGACATCAAAACTGCAAATGGGGTCCAGTTGCCTTCATTTAAAGACAAACAAGGTGTGCCATATCATAAAATTGTTCCATCATTCTACGAGCTCTTAGGAAATCTGTGCAAAAGCAAAAGGGACTTTGCTATCGTTTATCGCACTTTTGGCAATGATGGTCAAGCCGTGTTACAAGTCACAAAGGATCTTCTTTCAGAGGGGCATGTGGCATTCTATAACCCACAGGACACTACAGGAAGTGGTGACCCTGTGGGCAATCAGGGACACGAAGTGCTTTTTACCAACGGCACCATAATGCGGTCAAATGGACAAATCACAGTGAAATGTCCTGAAAACAACCGCAAGTTAACAAATTTATCAGATATATACAAGTACTTCAGTCAAGCAAATGGCATCAAGTTATTTGTTGAGGATTACGATTGGTGGAAGTCACAAAATTTCCATTCTTCTGCTGGGAAGCCCTTGTTGGTGGACCCCAATGATGATTCAGTTCACCATATCATGTTTGACGACAACTTCCGTCCTTGGGAACCAGAGGACAGCATTGTTGATACCCTGCAAGCCACCAAGGATGGAAGTTTTGTAAGCGTGGATCCTGCAAGTTTTGAAGATGTTTGTGTGGTAAAGGCAGATCTCTACCAGAGCATTTGTAACAGAAATTATTTCATCGAGAAGATTCGTCTGTGTGAAAGGAACTACAGCAAATTTATTGCTGGAAGTAAAAACTGTTGA